A genomic segment from Pseudomonas sessilinigenes encodes:
- the narH gene encoding nitrate reductase subunit beta — translation MKIRSQIGMVLNLDKCIGCHTCSVTCKNVWTSREGMEYAWFNNVETKPGIGYPKEWENQDKWKGGWVRNANGSINPRIGGKFRVLANIFANPELPGLDDYYEPFDFDYQHLHTAPSGNHQPTARPRSVVSGKRMEKIEWGPNWEEILGSEFAKRRKDRNFDQIQADIYGEYENTFMMYLPRLCEHCLNPACAASCPSGAIYKREEDGIVLIDQEKCRGWRMCISGCPYKKIYFNWKSGKSEKCIFCYPRIEAGMPTVCAETCVGRIRYLGVLLYDADRISEVASTADEQDLYQKQLEIFLDPHDPAVIRQALADGVPQSVIDAAQRSPVYKMAVDWQLALPLHPEYRTLPMVWYVPPLSPIQNAAAAGTVGMSGVIPDVDSLRIPLRYLANLLTAGDEQPVRRALKRLLAMRAYKRSEQVDGTPDLQVLADVGLSVAQVEEMYRYLAIANYEDRYVVPSAHREEAMSDAFAERSGCGFSFGSGCSGSSDTNLFGAKKANRRDIIKTVQLWED, via the coding sequence ATGAAGATCCGTTCGCAAATCGGCATGGTCCTGAACCTGGACAAATGCATTGGCTGCCACACCTGCTCGGTCACCTGCAAGAACGTCTGGACCAGCCGCGAGGGCATGGAATACGCCTGGTTCAACAACGTCGAGACCAAGCCCGGGATCGGCTACCCCAAGGAGTGGGAGAACCAGGACAAGTGGAAGGGCGGTTGGGTGCGCAACGCCAATGGCTCGATCAACCCGCGCATCGGCGGCAAGTTCCGGGTGTTGGCCAATATCTTCGCCAACCCCGAGCTGCCAGGCCTGGACGACTACTACGAGCCGTTCGACTTCGACTACCAGCACCTGCACACCGCGCCTTCGGGCAACCACCAGCCCACCGCTCGACCACGCTCGGTGGTGTCGGGCAAGCGCATGGAGAAGATCGAGTGGGGACCCAACTGGGAGGAGATCCTGGGCAGCGAGTTCGCCAAGCGCCGCAAGGATCGCAACTTCGACCAGATCCAGGCGGACATCTACGGTGAGTACGAAAACACCTTCATGATGTACCTGCCGCGCCTGTGCGAGCACTGCCTGAACCCGGCCTGCGCGGCGTCCTGCCCGAGCGGGGCGATCTACAAGCGCGAGGAAGACGGCATCGTCCTGATCGACCAGGAGAAGTGCCGTGGCTGGCGCATGTGCATCAGCGGCTGCCCGTACAAGAAGATCTATTTCAACTGGAAGAGCGGCAAGTCCGAGAAGTGCATCTTCTGCTACCCACGGATCGAGGCCGGCATGCCCACCGTGTGCGCCGAGACCTGCGTCGGGCGCATTCGCTACCTCGGCGTGCTGCTCTACGACGCCGACCGCATCAGCGAGGTGGCCAGTACCGCCGACGAGCAGGACCTGTACCAGAAGCAGCTGGAGATCTTCCTCGACCCCCACGATCCGGCGGTGATCCGCCAGGCCCTGGCCGATGGCGTGCCGCAGTCGGTGATCGACGCCGCGCAGCGCTCGCCGGTGTACAAGATGGCCGTGGACTGGCAACTGGCGCTGCCACTGCACCCGGAATACCGGACCTTGCCGATGGTCTGGTACGTGCCGCCGCTGTCGCCGATCCAGAACGCCGCGGCGGCCGGCACCGTGGGCATGAGCGGGGTGATCCCGGATGTCGACAGCCTGCGCATTCCGCTGCGCTACCTGGCCAACCTGCTGACCGCCGGTGACGAGCAACCGGTGCGGCGCGCACTCAAGCGCCTGCTGGCGATGCGTGCCTACAAGCGCTCGGAACAGGTGGACGGCACACCGGACCTGCAAGTCCTGGCCGACGTCGGCCTGAGCGTGGCCCAGGTCGAGGAGATGTACCGCTACCTGGCCATCGCCAACTATGAAGATCGCTACGTGGTGCCCAGCGCCCATCGCGAAGAGGCCATGAGCGACGCCTTCGCCGAGCGCTCGGGCTGCGGCTTCAGCTTCGGCAGCGGCTGCAGCGGCAGTTCCGACACCAACCTGTTCGGCGCGAAGAAGGCCAACCGCCGCGACATCATCAAGACCGTCCAACTGTGGGAGGACTGA
- the narJ gene encoding nitrate reductase molybdenum cofactor assembly chaperone: protein MRILKVISLLLDYPTQELVAGRDELEQAIIQAREISPRQRGALFELLELICNNDLMDRQEHYGALFGRGRSLSLLLFEHVHGESRDRGQAMVDLLAQYEAAGFALGVKELPDYIPLYLEYLSTRDELEAREGLADVAHLLALLAARLEERESFYAGCFRALLQIAGAEPHQAVADVREQVAAEQRDDSLEALDKIWEEEAVDFLQAQQQDRCAGQASAPGKPREESAVPLHWVDFQDQGLARKPAGEVGNV, encoded by the coding sequence ATGCGCATTCTCAAGGTGATTTCACTGCTGCTGGACTACCCGACCCAGGAACTGGTCGCCGGCCGAGATGAACTGGAGCAGGCGATCATCCAGGCCCGGGAGATCAGCCCGCGCCAGCGCGGGGCGCTGTTCGAGCTGCTGGAGCTGATCTGCAACAACGACCTGATGGACCGCCAGGAGCACTACGGGGCGCTGTTCGGCCGGGGGCGGTCACTGTCGCTGCTGCTGTTCGAGCATGTGCACGGCGAGTCCCGCGATCGCGGCCAGGCCATGGTCGACTTGCTGGCCCAGTACGAGGCGGCGGGTTTCGCCCTGGGCGTCAAGGAGCTGCCGGACTACATCCCGCTGTACCTGGAGTACCTGTCGACTCGCGATGAGCTGGAGGCGCGCGAGGGCCTGGCCGATGTTGCGCACCTGCTGGCGCTGCTCGCCGCCCGCCTGGAAGAGCGCGAGAGCTTCTATGCCGGCTGCTTCCGCGCCTTGTTGCAGATCGCCGGGGCCGAGCCGCACCAGGCCGTGGCCGATGTGCGTGAGCAGGTGGCGGCGGAGCAGCGCGACGATTCCCTGGAGGCCCTGGACAAGATCTGGGAGGAGGAGGCGGTGGACTTCCTCCAGGCCCAGCAGCAGGACCGTTGCGCCGGACAGGCCAGTGCGCCGGGCAAGCCCCGGGAGGAAAGCGCGGTGCCGCTGCACTGGGTGGATTTTCAGGATCAAGGGCTGGCCCGCAAGCCGGCCGGGGAGGTGGGTAATGTCTAA
- the narI gene encoding respiratory nitrate reductase subunit gamma: MSKWNLLLFGVYPYVALAICLLGSWARFDLSQYTWKAGSSQMLSSRGMRLASNLFHIGVLFVLAGHFVGLLTPASVYHHVISTEHKQLLAMVSGGFFGLLCLLGLVLLIKRRLTDPRVRATSSTSDILILLVLLAQLLLGLLTIVASTGHMDGSVMVMLADWAQYTVLLRPVDAAAAIAPVALVYKLHVLLGLSLFVLFPFTRLVHIVSAPVWYLGRRYQIVRQKA; encoded by the coding sequence ATGTCTAAGTGGAACCTGTTGTTGTTCGGGGTGTATCCCTATGTGGCCCTGGCGATCTGCCTGCTGGGCAGCTGGGCGCGGTTCGACCTGTCCCAGTACACCTGGAAGGCCGGCTCCAGCCAGATGCTCTCCAGCCGTGGCATGCGGCTGGCGAGCAACCTGTTTCACATCGGCGTGCTGTTCGTCCTGGCCGGGCATTTCGTCGGCTTGCTGACCCCGGCCTCGGTCTATCACCACGTGATCAGCACCGAGCACAAGCAACTGCTGGCCATGGTCTCCGGTGGATTTTTCGGCCTCCTGTGCCTGCTGGGCCTGGTGCTGCTGATCAAGCGGCGCCTGACCGACCCTCGGGTGCGGGCGACTTCCAGCACTTCGGACATCCTGATCCTGCTGGTGCTGCTGGCCCAGTTGCTGCTGGGCTTGCTGACCATCGTCGCCTCCACCGGGCACATGGACGGTTCGGTGATGGTGATGCTCGCCGACTGGGCGCAGTACACCGTGCTGTTGCGGCCGGTGGATGCGGCGGCGGCCATCGCCCCGGTGGCCCTGGTGTACAAGCTGCATGTGCTGCTGGGCCTGAGCCTGTTCGTGCTGTTTCCCTTTACTCGACTGGTGCACATCGTCAGTGCCCCGGTGTGGTACCTGGGCCGGCGTTATCAAATCGTGCGGCAGAAAGCCTGA
- a CDS encoding peptidylprolyl isomerase, which translates to MTSGCGCGGNGGGNGGCSSSAVHPPQAVGQGPELAVEITPQLIASSEQEWPVVSVNGILIEPQAMAQELQYHPAADRQEAVFLAARALVIRELLQQRIAELGLGARLGAGENQEEAATRLLLEHEVQVPECDEASCQRYYASNRGRFHSAPLLAVRHILLECAPDDAQARAQAFTQAQILCERLVQFPGQFAELARKYSACPSKEQGGELGQISKGQTVPELERQLFTQAQGLVAKPLESRYGWHVLSVDQRIEGQPLPYEAVATAIRTQLQQGVWQKAVVQYLQTLVGAADIRGIRLQGADSPLVQ; encoded by the coding sequence ATGACCAGTGGATGCGGATGTGGCGGTAATGGGGGGGGCAATGGCGGCTGCTCCTCCTCGGCAGTGCACCCGCCCCAGGCGGTTGGCCAGGGGCCGGAGCTGGCGGTGGAGATAACGCCGCAGCTGATTGCCAGCAGTGAGCAGGAATGGCCGGTGGTCAGTGTCAACGGCATCTTGATCGAGCCCCAGGCCATGGCCCAGGAGCTGCAATACCATCCGGCGGCCGATCGCCAGGAGGCGGTGTTCCTGGCCGCCAGGGCGCTGGTGATCCGCGAGCTGCTGCAGCAACGGATCGCCGAGCTGGGCCTTGGGGCCCGGCTCGGTGCCGGGGAGAACCAGGAGGAGGCGGCCACCCGCTTGCTCCTGGAACATGAGGTGCAGGTGCCCGAATGTGACGAGGCCAGCTGCCAGCGCTACTACGCCAGCAACCGCGGGCGCTTCCACAGCGCGCCGCTGCTGGCGGTGCGGCATATCCTGCTCGAGTGCGCCCCGGACGATGCCCAGGCGCGGGCCCAGGCCTTCACCCAGGCGCAGATTCTCTGCGAGCGGTTGGTGCAGTTCCCCGGGCAGTTCGCCGAGCTGGCGCGCAAGTACTCGGCCTGTCCGTCCAAGGAGCAGGGCGGCGAGTTGGGGCAGATCAGCAAGGGCCAGACCGTGCCGGAGCTGGAGCGCCAGTTGTTCACCCAGGCCCAGGGCCTGGTGGCCAAGCCTTTGGAGAGTCGTTATGGCTGGCACGTGCTGAGCGTCGACCAGCGGATCGAGGGCCAGCCCTTGCCCTACGAGGCGGTGGCCACGGCGATCCGTACCCAGCTGCAGCAGGGGGTATGGCAGAAGGCGGTGGTGCAGTACCTGCAGACCCTGGTGGGCGCCGCGGACATCCGCGGGATCCGCCTGCAGGGTGCCGATTCGCCGCTGGTGCAATAG
- the moaA gene encoding GTP 3',8-cyclase MoaA codes for MGKLMQDGFGRQIDYLRLSVTDRCDLRCVYCMASDMTFLPRQQVLTLEELLRLATLFVGQGVRKIRLTGGEPLVRPGIVELCRQIAALPGLRELVMTTNGTQLQRLARPLADAGVRRLNISLDSLDGQRFRAITRNGDLDQVLRGIEAARQAGFEGIKLNCVVMQGRNFDEVPALLQYAIDQGIDITFIEEMPLGEVGRSRGEAFCASDQVRRLIASRHALLDSAENSGGPARYMRLVEHPRTRVGFISPNSHNFCATCNRVRLTVEGKLLLCLGQEDSLDLRGLLRRYPLDDAPLIDALQQALRRKPLRHDFDPQGAVQLVRFMNMSGG; via the coding sequence ATGGGCAAGCTGATGCAGGATGGCTTCGGGCGGCAGATCGACTACCTGCGCCTGTCGGTGACCGATCGCTGCGATTTACGTTGTGTCTATTGCATGGCCAGCGACATGACGTTCCTGCCGCGCCAGCAGGTGCTGACCCTGGAGGAATTGCTGCGCCTGGCCACGCTGTTCGTCGGCCAGGGCGTGCGCAAGATCCGCCTGACCGGCGGCGAACCGCTGGTGCGCCCGGGGATTGTCGAGCTGTGCCGGCAGATCGCGGCCTTGCCGGGCCTGCGGGAGTTGGTGATGACCACCAACGGCACGCAGTTGCAGCGCCTGGCCCGGCCCCTGGCCGACGCCGGGGTGCGCCGGTTGAATATCAGCCTGGACAGCCTGGACGGCCAGCGCTTTCGGGCCATCACCCGCAACGGTGACCTGGACCAGGTGCTGCGCGGTATCGAGGCCGCGCGGCAGGCCGGCTTCGAAGGCATCAAGCTCAACTGCGTGGTGATGCAGGGACGCAATTTCGACGAGGTGCCGGCGCTGCTGCAATACGCTATCGACCAGGGCATCGATATCACCTTCATCGAGGAAATGCCCCTGGGGGAGGTGGGGCGCTCGCGGGGCGAGGCGTTCTGTGCCAGCGACCAGGTGCGGCGGCTGATCGCCAGCCGCCATGCCTTGCTCGACAGTGCCGAGAACAGTGGCGGCCCGGCGCGCTACATGCGCCTGGTGGAGCATCCGCGAACCCGCGTCGGTTTCATTTCACCCAACAGCCACAACTTCTGCGCCACCTGCAACCGGGTGCGCCTGACCGTCGAGGGCAAGCTGTTGCTGTGCCTGGGCCAGGAAGACTCCCTGGACTTGCGCGGCCTGCTGCGCCGCTATCCGCTGGACGATGCGCCGCTGATCGACGCCCTGCAACAGGCGTTGCGGCGCAAGCCGCTGCGCCATGACTTCGATCCCCAAGGCGCGGTGCAACTGGTGCGCTTCATGAACATGAGCGGGGGTTGA